Sequence from the Deltaproteobacteria bacterium genome:
CGTTGAGCCTGGGGCAGAGCATGCGCCTGATCCTGCCCATGTTCTTCACTCTGCTGGCACTGGTGGCGGTATGCTTCGGCATCGCCTACATCAAGTTCATGCGCACGGAGATCCGCGCCTGACCCGTATCCACGGGCAGGTCGACGGACGCTGATCCGCGCCGTCACGAAAAAGGGCAGGTGTCGCATGACACCTGCCCTTTCCATTTCCGTGCCCGTCCCTGAAGGGCGGAGACTCTATTGGAGGATCAGGACGCGTCGGCGTTCGGCTTCCCCACCCCCATGATGGACTCGACGATCTTCTTGTAACCCGTGCAGCGGCAAATGTTGCCGTTCATGTACTCGATGACGTCTTCTTCCGTGGGGTTCGGGTTCTGGTCCAGCAGCGTCTTGGCGGTGAGGATCATGCCCGGCGTACAGAAGCCGCACTGGAAGCCGCCGTACTCGATGAACGCTTCCTGGATCGGATGCAGCTTGCCGTCCTCCGCCATGCCCTCGATGGTGAGAACGTCCTTGTCCCGCGCCTCGAAGGCCGGCAGGGTGCACGAACTCACCGGGCGTCCGTCGAGCAGCAGCGTGCAAGCGCCGCACACCTGCACGTCGCAGGAGCGCTTCGCGCCGGTGAGTCCCAGGCGCTTGCGAATCACGTCCAGGAGCAGCTCGTGCGGCTCCACCTCGAGGTCGTAGCGCGTCCCGTTCACCGTGAAGGATAGCGGAAGGGTCTGCCGTCCTGAGTCTGCCATAACCGTTGGTCTCCGCTGGATTCTAGTGTGCCGCGTCCGAAGCTACCCAGCCAGTTCGGCGCGAATGTCGTTGAAGGCGCGGGTCAACAGCACCTTGACGATGTGTTCCTTGTACTCGGCCGATCCGTGAAGGTCGCTGATGGCGTCCCCGGCGCGCCCGGC
This genomic interval carries:
- a CDS encoding (2Fe-2S)-binding protein is translated as MADSGRQTLPLSFTVNGTRYDLEVEPHELLLDVIRKRLGLTGAKRSCDVQVCGACTLLLDGRPVSSCTLPAFEARDKDVLTIEGMAEDGKLHPIQEAFIEYGGFQCGFCTPGMILTAKTLLDQNPNPTEEDVIEYMNGNICRCTGYKKIVESIMGVGKPNADAS